In a single window of the Subtercola sp. PAMC28395 genome:
- a CDS encoding 2,3-butanediol dehydrogenase produces the protein MKATRFYGKEDIRTEQIPEPELLPGSVKIKVEWTGICGTDLHEFEEGAIFCPKPGHPHPLTGETTPVVLGHELAGVIAGLGEGVTGLTVGERVALEPYILCGECEYCLGGEQYNLCPKAGYYGLSGWGGGFAEYVVVNNPAMVHPLGELSTEVGALVEPLSVAHHAVRRSGAKAGDTAVVFGAGPIGIFVTLILKAIGVETIYNVEISTIRKEKVLSAGSTRVIDPTAEDVVATIRELTGGRGTDVAFECVAASPALQAAMDSTRSGGTVVNVSIWSHNADVNLFGLTMRELNLVGTSAYANDHAAVIKLLQEGRIENVEQYITGRISVEDVVELGFKQLIHNKEENVKIIVHP, from the coding sequence ATGAAAGCAACACGCTTCTACGGCAAAGAAGACATCCGCACCGAACAGATCCCGGAGCCGGAACTGCTTCCGGGGAGCGTGAAGATCAAGGTCGAATGGACCGGAATCTGCGGCACCGACCTCCACGAGTTCGAAGAGGGAGCGATCTTCTGCCCGAAGCCCGGGCATCCACACCCACTGACCGGTGAAACGACTCCGGTGGTGCTCGGCCACGAACTCGCCGGCGTGATTGCAGGCCTCGGCGAGGGTGTGACCGGGCTCACGGTCGGCGAACGAGTCGCCCTCGAGCCCTACATCCTGTGTGGCGAGTGCGAATACTGCCTCGGCGGCGAGCAGTACAACCTCTGCCCGAAGGCCGGGTACTACGGCCTCTCCGGCTGGGGCGGTGGTTTCGCGGAGTACGTCGTGGTGAACAACCCAGCAATGGTGCACCCGCTGGGCGAGCTCTCAACCGAGGTGGGCGCGCTCGTCGAACCTCTTTCCGTGGCCCATCACGCGGTTCGACGTTCCGGAGCCAAGGCCGGTGACACGGCCGTAGTGTTCGGCGCCGGCCCGATCGGCATCTTCGTGACCCTGATTCTCAAGGCGATCGGTGTCGAGACGATCTACAACGTCGAGATCTCAACCATCCGCAAAGAAAAGGTCCTCTCAGCCGGCTCGACGCGCGTCATCGACCCCACAGCTGAAGACGTGGTCGCGACGATCCGCGAGCTCACCGGTGGCCGGGGAACCGACGTTGCCTTCGAGTGCGTCGCTGCCTCGCCGGCCCTCCAGGCGGCAATGGACTCCACCCGGAGCGGCGGAACAGTCGTGAACGTCTCCATCTGGAGCCACAACGCCGACGTCAATCTCTTCGGCCTCACCATGCGCGAGCTCAACCTCGTTGGAACGAGCGCGTACGCGAACGACCACGCTGCCGTCATCAAACTCCTGCAGGAGGGGCGTATCGAGAACGTCGAGCAGTACATCACCGGCCGAATCTCGGTTGAGGATGTCGTGGAGCTGGGCTTCAAGCAGCTGATCCACAACAAAGAAGAGAACGTCAAGATCATCGTTCACCCGTAG
- a CDS encoding substrate-binding domain-containing protein, giving the protein MRTRKLLSWQTVAAAALITGLTVATAGCSTGGSSSSSTAAAGSGSGTLDGKGALIKIFMPSTSNVYLAAAAKAAAAEAKNLGYTSSIIENNFSQTEEDQQVQEWLATGEKAAAVLIWPASAKNATASIRALSKVAPVLQWNQLIDPAADPFIKIGYAGVSDLGIGDQAGKDTLAQIDTLTKAGYKFHGPGGLPNVLEISLGSGDYAAGEDRHTAFMKVTDGKINYLGREGAANFDAQGAFTAASTAIPKYLSAGIDIIYVQTNDMGNGVVQAAEQNGLKPGTDVFLMTGTSSGSTANLRSGKITTAVLQSPVIEGTLIVDNTAQYLATGSVTAGTVTIASDAAKPKLEMTPPTRTTYMMNPSVTAANIDSFKIWGFDFQALMGDAATN; this is encoded by the coding sequence ATGCGCACTCGGAAACTCTTGAGTTGGCAGACAGTGGCAGCTGCCGCCCTCATCACCGGCCTCACGGTCGCAACCGCAGGCTGCAGCACGGGCGGATCGTCAAGCTCGAGCACCGCAGCAGCGGGCTCGGGTTCAGGCACCCTCGACGGGAAGGGCGCACTCATCAAGATCTTCATGCCCTCGACGTCGAACGTCTACCTGGCCGCAGCAGCGAAGGCCGCTGCAGCTGAAGCGAAGAACCTCGGCTACACCTCGAGCATCATCGAGAACAACTTCAGCCAGACCGAAGAAGACCAGCAGGTGCAGGAATGGCTCGCCACCGGCGAGAAGGCTGCCGCTGTTCTGATCTGGCCGGCTTCCGCGAAGAATGCGACAGCATCCATTCGCGCGCTCTCGAAGGTTGCACCGGTTCTGCAGTGGAACCAGCTGATCGACCCCGCAGCAGACCCGTTCATCAAGATCGGCTACGCTGGCGTCTCTGACCTCGGAATCGGCGACCAGGCCGGTAAAGACACTCTGGCCCAGATCGACACCCTGACGAAGGCCGGCTACAAGTTCCACGGCCCCGGCGGACTGCCGAACGTTCTCGAGATCTCACTCGGATCCGGCGACTACGCCGCTGGTGAAGACCGCCACACGGCCTTCATGAAGGTCACCGACGGCAAGATCAACTACCTCGGTCGTGAAGGCGCTGCGAACTTCGACGCCCAGGGAGCCTTCACGGCTGCCAGCACCGCGATCCCGAAGTACCTCTCGGCCGGTATCGACATCATCTACGTGCAGACCAACGACATGGGTAACGGTGTTGTGCAGGCCGCCGAACAGAACGGCCTCAAGCCTGGCACCGACGTCTTCCTCATGACAGGAACGTCATCAGGGTCGACCGCGAACCTGCGTTCAGGCAAGATCACGACGGCTGTTCTGCAGTCGCCGGTCATCGAAGGCACACTGATCGTCGACAACACGGCTCAGTACCTCGCCACGGGCTCGGTCACGGCCGGAACCGTCACGATTGCGTCCGACGCAGCCAAGCCCAAGCTCGAGATGACGCCCCCCACCCGCACGACGTACATGATGAACCCGAGCGTCACCGCTGCCAACATCGACAGCTTCAAGATCTGGGGTTTCGACTTCCAGGCACTGATGGGTGACGCCGCAACAAACTGA
- a CDS encoding sugar ABC transporter ATP-binding protein, giving the protein MNETIPFRLEAKGISKSYGAISALDDVNLALKPGEVVALLGENGAGKSTIVKIISGLIVPDSGTITIDGEEVVLPTVNASQAAGIAVVQQEFSTVGTLTVAENLVLGQRGASWWWSPSKLNTAAKAILERVGLEDLDPNTPVENLTVAEMQLVEIARVLAKDAKIVIFDEPTAALSDAEIVRVLRVVKRLAAEGRSVIYVTHRLPEVFEIADQVVIFRNGKSQPSRNVSDLTVDMVVALMIGRELGHLYPEKSPSIGEVVLETSGLKIAGMRSEVNLQVRRGEILGLTGQLGSGTAEIMQAIAGNADVLAGTVELEGSPIDLRGRRRGIVIGIAYCSPDRKKDGIFAGVSIKRNLSSPWLRRVSRVGFVSRKQEMDEATRSASNFAIDLARMQTPVGNLSGGNQQKVAVGKWLGIRPRVLLVEEPTRGVDVGARAEIYAQLRRLCDSGVGIIVSSSDTNEILGLSDTIATYYRGAQTSSKSASEWTEPELVREVMHRED; this is encoded by the coding sequence ATGAACGAGACCATTCCGTTCCGACTTGAAGCAAAAGGCATATCGAAGTCGTACGGGGCCATCAGCGCTCTCGATGACGTGAACCTCGCGCTGAAGCCCGGAGAAGTGGTGGCCCTTCTCGGTGAGAACGGCGCCGGCAAGAGCACGATCGTCAAGATCATCTCGGGCCTCATCGTTCCCGACAGCGGCACGATCACGATCGACGGCGAAGAAGTCGTCCTCCCCACAGTGAACGCTTCCCAGGCCGCGGGCATTGCTGTGGTGCAGCAGGAATTCAGCACCGTCGGCACCCTGACCGTTGCCGAGAATCTCGTTCTCGGGCAACGCGGCGCCTCCTGGTGGTGGAGCCCGAGCAAGCTCAACACCGCCGCAAAAGCCATTCTCGAACGCGTCGGCCTTGAAGATCTCGACCCCAACACTCCGGTCGAGAACCTCACTGTTGCAGAGATGCAGCTGGTCGAGATCGCCCGCGTTCTGGCCAAAGACGCGAAGATCGTCATCTTCGACGAGCCCACAGCCGCACTCTCCGACGCAGAGATCGTGCGCGTTCTTCGCGTCGTCAAGCGATTGGCTGCCGAAGGCCGAAGCGTCATCTACGTGACTCACCGTCTCCCCGAAGTCTTCGAAATCGCCGACCAGGTGGTGATCTTCCGAAATGGCAAGAGCCAGCCGTCGAGAAACGTCTCCGATCTCACCGTCGACATGGTCGTTGCACTGATGATCGGCCGCGAGCTCGGGCACCTCTATCCCGAGAAGTCTCCGAGTATCGGCGAGGTCGTCCTTGAGACCAGCGGCCTCAAGATCGCCGGCATGCGATCTGAAGTCAACCTCCAGGTTCGGCGCGGCGAGATCCTCGGGCTCACCGGGCAGCTCGGGTCTGGCACCGCGGAAATCATGCAGGCCATCGCAGGCAACGCCGACGTCTTGGCCGGCACAGTCGAACTCGAAGGGTCACCAATCGACCTCCGCGGACGGCGCCGTGGAATCGTCATCGGAATCGCCTACTGCTCCCCCGACCGTAAGAAGGACGGCATCTTCGCCGGAGTTTCGATCAAGCGGAATCTCTCCTCTCCCTGGCTTCGTCGCGTTTCCCGCGTGGGATTCGTCAGCCGCAAGCAGGAGATGGACGAAGCGACACGAAGCGCAAGCAATTTCGCCATCGACCTTGCCCGCATGCAGACTCCGGTCGGCAACCTCTCTGGTGGGAACCAGCAGAAGGTCGCTGTCGGAAAATGGTTGGGCATCCGGCCGCGGGTCCTTCTTGTCGAAGAGCCCACACGAGGGGTGGATGTCGGCGCACGCGCCGAGATCTACGCCCAACTCCGCCGACTGTGCGACAGCGGCGTCGGCATCATCGTCAGCTCATCTGACACCAATGAAATCCTGGGCCTCTCCGACACGATCGCTACGTACTACCGAGGGGCACAGACGTCGAGCAAATCAGCATCCGAATGGACAGAGCCAGAGCTTGTCCGTGAAGTCATGCACCGTGAGGACTGA
- a CDS encoding ABC transporter permease produces the protein MTTTLQPTTTGFQERAGQRRAINGIRNSALPILIAAVYVGASIFVPQFLTFETIRAILLATSITGIIAVGMTAVTLSGNFFSLAVTASTVFSGVIYLWVGSATGNIFVAALAAIVVALVLGLIQGYIVGLGLNPVVVTLAAGAIIYGSTAILTKGEVVAAADNSMGAFATFAIFGVPLPVFIFIGFTAVAWFLTEHTLIGRNLHLLGANKATARNSGISATGTTIWAFLAFSVGIGVAAILQVSQTLQIQADNFPELTMNVVAAVLVGGTAITGGDGSPVKSAIGALFIATITQIMVLSGIPQGTRYFVLGLVVVALVITLHLLRKASR, from the coding sequence ATGACGACAACACTTCAACCAACAACTACCGGCTTCCAGGAGCGTGCCGGCCAACGCCGGGCGATCAACGGAATCAGGAACTCGGCTCTGCCGATCCTCATCGCGGCGGTGTACGTCGGAGCGAGCATCTTCGTGCCCCAGTTCCTCACCTTCGAGACGATCAGGGCGATCCTGCTCGCGACATCGATCACAGGGATCATCGCGGTCGGAATGACGGCCGTCACCCTCTCGGGCAACTTCTTCTCGCTCGCGGTGACAGCCAGCACCGTTTTCTCTGGTGTGATCTACCTGTGGGTGGGCAGCGCGACCGGGAACATCTTCGTGGCAGCTCTTGCAGCGATCGTCGTCGCACTGGTACTCGGACTCATCCAGGGCTACATAGTCGGGCTGGGCCTGAATCCTGTGGTTGTGACTCTGGCGGCCGGCGCGATCATCTACGGATCGACGGCCATCCTCACCAAGGGCGAGGTCGTGGCAGCAGCAGACAACAGCATGGGTGCCTTTGCCACCTTCGCCATCTTCGGAGTTCCCCTCCCTGTCTTCATCTTCATCGGCTTCACTGCCGTCGCATGGTTCCTGACCGAACACACCCTCATCGGCCGCAACCTGCACCTTCTCGGCGCGAACAAGGCGACTGCCCGGAACAGCGGAATCTCGGCCACCGGTACCACCATCTGGGCGTTCCTCGCCTTCTCGGTCGGCATCGGCGTCGCGGCCATCCTGCAGGTGTCGCAGACCCTGCAGATCCAGGCGGACAACTTTCCCGAGCTCACCATGAACGTCGTGGCCGCTGTTCTGGTGGGTGGTACTGCGATCACCGGTGGTGACGGCTCACCGGTCAAGTCCGCGATCGGCGCTCTGTTCATCGCGACGATCACACAGATCATGGTGCTGTCGGGAATCCCTCAGGGCACGCGATACTTCGTTCTCGGCCTCGTCGTCGTCGCCCTTGTCATCACGCTTCACCTCTTGCGAAAGGCTTCCCGATGA
- a CDS encoding ABC transporter permease codes for MNPVFAWFKRYLLQFVVLIAVIVSMYSLYPNFHVEASLERLIPLGVIAAGLAVTMIAGEFDLSIASMAALAGALTVVFSGLGLIVAVVIAIIGCTLLGMLQGWAIAKLGINSLVFTVGTLILIRGLTWLVCGGLAISVDDIFASDVFQVKFLFLSPLSATALVVLIGLGIFLARTRWGRELYALGSSRHEAIAAGVNYKRGMIVAFGISAGCGAVGGSLTSALSGSAAPDALESMLVTGLAAVLVGGISLSGGRGTMVNVFLGFAIIAVLASGLAGMGSKAFVSQLFTGIFLLAIVLIDYGIKRISEQNKRGRQRKLAEVTA; via the coding sequence ATGAATCCCGTATTTGCATGGTTCAAGCGGTACCTGCTCCAGTTCGTGGTACTCATCGCGGTCATCGTCTCGATGTACTCGCTCTACCCGAACTTCCACGTCGAGGCCTCCCTCGAACGCCTCATTCCGCTCGGCGTCATCGCTGCAGGGCTCGCCGTGACCATGATCGCCGGCGAATTCGACCTCTCCATCGCCTCGATGGCGGCTCTCGCAGGCGCTCTGACAGTCGTCTTCTCGGGTCTCGGCCTGATCGTGGCCGTGGTGATTGCGATCATCGGCTGCACCCTCCTCGGAATGCTCCAGGGCTGGGCGATCGCGAAGCTGGGCATCAACTCCCTCGTCTTCACCGTCGGCACGCTCATCCTCATCCGGGGTCTGACGTGGCTGGTATGCGGCGGGCTGGCGATCAGTGTCGACGACATCTTCGCCTCCGACGTCTTCCAGGTGAAGTTCCTCTTCCTCTCTCCCTTGTCGGCAACGGCCCTCGTCGTTCTCATCGGCCTCGGTATCTTCCTTGCCCGAACGAGGTGGGGCCGCGAGCTCTACGCGCTGGGCAGTTCACGACACGAGGCCATCGCAGCCGGTGTGAACTACAAACGCGGGATGATCGTCGCCTTCGGAATCTCGGCAGGTTGTGGCGCCGTCGGTGGCTCTCTGACCAGCGCCCTCTCCGGCTCCGCGGCTCCCGATGCGCTGGAATCGATGCTGGTCACCGGCCTCGCTGCTGTGCTCGTCGGCGGAATCAGCCTGTCGGGCGGTCGCGGCACGATGGTGAACGTCTTCCTCGGTTTCGCGATCATCGCCGTTCTGGCCTCGGGCCTCGCCGGCATGGGATCGAAAGCCTTCGTCTCGCAGCTGTTCACGGGCATCTTCCTGCTGGCCATCGTTCTCATCGACTACGGCATCAAGCGCATCTCTGAACAGAACAAGCGAGGCCGTCAACGCAAGCTC